The Thiothrix subterranea genome has a segment encoding these proteins:
- a CDS encoding DUF262 domain-containing protein yields the protein MSEQIANDKLVPVKDLLNKKFLIPSYQRGYRWTCRQVNDLLDDILEFSKNNVDSYYCLQPLIVKEIENGEYQGFWEVIDGQQRLTTIHIIFSYLSFKEKLPVCIDLENFEIRYETREQQGHSSAVFLKEINEKSKPESENNVDFLHMFYAYNTIEKWCEIYEINVGDLLNNVKFIWYDVNKEEDSHEVFARFNMGKIQLTNAELIKALFLQQKNFGDHAETIRRKQLEIAMEWDTIELSLQDDDFWYFLNKKKCETPTIIEFIFDLISKKQEKSDKDHSFRYFYGELKAKNGIQLSKDLHEEWMKVKNYHLVFREWFEDDELYQMVGFLIAAKKCEISDLKIEYETKSKVDFKTDLKEKIKNTLELSKPKSDFIDGLSYDKNKELIKNILLWFNIKHTSLQYENNKIYRFPFGYYNRENISWSLEHIHAQNSEELKTKKEWERWFKDHHGVLKELQEKTNLQSEIDKKEVDKIIHELSNFYDDENEKLNGISELKDEQEISRDIIDQYSKIKDMVFSLFDKCFHHNLHGIGNLALLDSRSNTKLSNSIFIVKRQNIIDIDKAGSRIFVPPCTRYVFMKYFTKYPSQFYYWGKNDADDYIKAIKVTLEASLLADEGKNK from the coding sequence ATGTCAGAACAGATTGCGAACGATAAACTTGTACCAGTTAAGGATTTATTGAATAAAAAATTCTTGATTCCCTCCTACCAACGCGGCTACCGTTGGACATGTCGTCAGGTCAATGATTTGCTTGATGATATTTTAGAATTCTCCAAAAATAATGTAGACAGTTACTATTGCCTACAACCTTTAATTGTTAAAGAAATAGAAAATGGTGAATATCAAGGTTTTTGGGAGGTTATAGATGGTCAGCAACGTTTGACAACTATACATATTATTTTTAGTTATTTATCATTCAAAGAAAAACTCCCTGTTTGTATTGATCTTGAAAATTTTGAAATTCGTTATGAAACTAGAGAGCAACAAGGACATAGTAGTGCGGTTTTCTTGAAAGAAATCAATGAAAAGTCAAAGCCTGAATCAGAAAATAATGTAGATTTCTTACATATGTTTTATGCCTATAACACCATAGAAAAATGGTGTGAAATATATGAGATTAATGTTGGTGATCTGCTAAATAACGTCAAATTTATTTGGTATGATGTTAATAAAGAAGAAGATTCACATGAGGTCTTTGCCCGCTTCAATATGGGAAAAATCCAACTGACCAATGCGGAACTTATTAAAGCATTGTTCTTGCAACAAAAGAATTTTGGTGATCATGCGGAAACTATTAGACGTAAACAACTCGAAATAGCTATGGAGTGGGATACGATTGAACTTTCTCTGCAAGATGATGATTTTTGGTATTTTTTGAATAAGAAGAAGTGCGAAACACCGACCATAATTGAGTTTATCTTTGATTTGATTTCAAAAAAACAAGAAAAAAGTGATAAAGACCATTCATTTAGGTACTTTTACGGTGAATTAAAAGCGAAAAATGGGATTCAATTATCAAAGGATCTTCATGAAGAATGGATGAAAGTGAAGAATTATCACTTAGTTTTCAGAGAGTGGTTTGAAGATGATGAGCTTTATCAAATGGTTGGTTTTCTGATTGCAGCAAAAAAGTGTGAAATTAGTGACTTGAAGATAGAATATGAAACTAAGTCAAAAGTTGACTTTAAGACGGATTTGAAAGAAAAGATAAAAAATACACTAGAACTCAGTAAGCCAAAATCGGATTTTATCGATGGATTAAGTTACGATAAAAACAAGGAATTAATTAAAAATATTCTGTTGTGGTTCAATATAAAGCATACATCCCTTCAATATGAAAATAATAAAATATATCGCTTCCCATTTGGATATTATAATCGTGAGAATATATCATGGAGTTTGGAGCATATCCATGCTCAAAATTCTGAAGAGTTGAAAACCAAAAAGGAATGGGAACGCTGGTTTAAAGATCATCATGGTGTTTTAAAAGAGTTGCAGGAAAAAACAAATCTTCAAAGTGAAATTGATAAAAAGGAAGTTGATAAAATTATTCATGAATTATCAAATTTTTATGATGATGAAAACGAAAAATTAAATGGAATAAGTGAACTTAAGGATGAGCAGGAAATTAGTCGTGACATTATAGATCAGTATTCAAAAATTAAAGATATGGTTTTTTCCTTATTTGATAAATGCTTTCATCATAATCTACACGGAATAGGTAATCTTGCATTATTGGATAGTCGTTCAAATACAAAATTGAGTAATTCAATTTTTATAGTAAAACGCCAAAATATTATTGATATTGATAAAGCTGGATCACGTATTTTTGTCCCTCCATGTACTCGGTATGTCTTTATGAAATATTTTACTAAATATCCCTCTCAGTTTTATTACTGGGGTAAAAATGATGCGGATGATTATATAAAGGCCATTAAAGTAACTTTAGAAGCATCATTGCTAGCTGATGAAGGTAAAAATAAATGA
- a CDS encoding efflux RND transporter periplasmic adaptor subunit: MKRFYRPALVIAIVLLLSGYFARNLLFGTPVEAHPVVQGELRQTVVASGRVTWPQRISVAAEITGRVTHIPVKEGQAVKRGDLLIQLADSTDRASLAQATTAVALAEAKLRQQREVALPTAQEALRQAQADVEQTRQQLTRVRTLNSQKYLSKTELDTAQRNLDVANSKLEAAQLQVQSNQTKGSDALLATTALNQARASLQLAQVKLAQTAILAPADGTLISRSIEPGDIATAGKALMVLAAQGETQIEVQIDEKNLGKLAVGQVALSSADAFPQQRFNAEVAYINPGVDATRGAVEVKLRVKEPPDYLRQDMTVSVDIETAKKPDALVIPTGALHEPSSDAPWVLVVRDNRTLKQTVTLGLRGDENVEVLSGLAAGEAVIPANLALIKADQRVRVTLPP; the protein is encoded by the coding sequence ATGAAACGCTTCTATCGCCCCGCCCTTGTGATCGCGATTGTGCTACTCCTCAGCGGCTATTTCGCACGCAATCTGCTCTTCGGCACACCCGTTGAAGCCCACCCCGTCGTTCAAGGCGAATTACGCCAAACCGTCGTTGCCAGTGGGCGCGTCACTTGGCCGCAACGTATCTCCGTCGCGGCGGAAATCACGGGGCGCGTCACTCACATTCCCGTTAAAGAAGGTCAAGCGGTCAAACGCGGCGATTTGTTAATCCAGCTTGCAGACAGCACCGACCGCGCCAGCCTCGCCCAAGCCACCACCGCCGTGGCACTCGCCGAAGCCAAACTGCGCCAACAACGCGAAGTCGCGCTACCCACCGCGCAAGAAGCACTGCGTCAAGCCCAAGCCGATGTCGAACAAACCCGCCAACAACTGACCCGCGTCCGCACACTTAACAGCCAAAAATACCTCAGCAAAACCGAACTGGACACCGCCCAGCGTAATCTGGATGTTGCCAACAGCAAGCTGGAGGCCGCCCAACTACAAGTGCAAAGCAACCAAACCAAAGGCAGCGATGCGCTACTCGCCACCACCGCCCTGAACCAAGCCCGCGCTTCCTTGCAACTCGCGCAAGTCAAACTGGCGCAAACCGCTATCCTCGCCCCCGCCGACGGCACGCTGATCAGCCGCAGCATTGAACCGGGCGATATTGCCACCGCTGGCAAAGCCCTCATGGTATTGGCAGCACAAGGTGAAACCCAGATCGAAGTGCAAATCGACGAAAAAAATCTCGGAAAACTTGCCGTCGGACAAGTTGCACTGAGTTCCGCCGATGCCTTCCCGCAACAGCGTTTTAATGCCGAAGTTGCCTACATCAACCCCGGCGTGGATGCCACACGCGGCGCGGTGGAGGTAAAACTGCGCGTCAAAGAGCCGCCGGATTATTTGCGCCAAGACATGACCGTTTCAGTCGATATAGAAACTGCCAAAAAGCCGGATGCATTGGTAATCCCCACGGGTGCGCTGCACGAACCCAGCAGCGATGCGCCGTGGGTGCTGGTGGTGCGCGATAACCGCACGCTGAAACAAACCGTCACACTCGGTTTGCGCGGCGATGAAAACGTGGAAGTGTTAAGCGGTCTCGCCGCCGGTGAAGCGGTGATTCCGGCAAATTTAGCCCTGATCAAAGCCGATCAGCGCGTGCGGGTGACATTGCCGCCATGA
- a CDS encoding ABC transporter permease, which yields MNSAMPFEWILAIRFMRQARMQTLLIMAGVALGVSVIVFISALISGLQTNLFKRTLDFQAQIIILPPKEVSRPLHQAGGRVMLATLVQPRAQRLQSVDQWQTVLAQVAKMDGVSVVAPVVSGAGFIVRGEANKAVGLTGIEPETYLQLIALNSKIIAGTANITGTDILIGLDLAKDLGVWTGDKLNLQTASGGTATLSIRGIFDYGNSGMNSRSVYIALRTAQSLLDLAGGVTSVEVNLDAPFTAETMAQTIQAQTGLKVDSWIATNAQFFSALEAQGMSNNVIRFFVGLTAALGIASVLVVSVVQKSKAIGILRATGTSRRQILRLFLLQGALTGLIGSLLGAFVGWLFLIAWRTIAINADGTQLFPITFDPMLFVYAAVGATLVGILAALFPALQAARLDPAVAIRG from the coding sequence ATGAATTCAGCCATGCCGTTTGAATGGATTTTAGCGATTCGCTTCATGCGCCAAGCACGGATGCAAACCTTGCTGATCATGGCGGGTGTCGCACTCGGCGTGTCGGTGATTGTGTTCATTTCTGCACTGATTAGCGGGCTGCAAACCAATTTGTTCAAACGCACGCTGGATTTTCAAGCGCAAATCATCATTCTGCCGCCCAAAGAAGTGTCACGCCCGCTGCATCAAGCGGGGGGCAGGGTGATGCTTGCTACACTGGTACAACCACGGGCGCAACGCTTGCAGTCGGTCGATCAATGGCAAACCGTCCTCGCGCAAGTAGCGAAGATGGACGGGGTTAGCGTCGTTGCCCCAGTGGTATCGGGTGCGGGTTTTATCGTGCGCGGCGAGGCTAACAAAGCCGTTGGCTTGACCGGCATTGAACCAGAAACCTATTTGCAACTCATCGCCCTCAATAGCAAAATCATCGCAGGCACAGCCAATATTACTGGCACGGACATCTTGATCGGCCTAGATTTGGCGAAAGATTTGGGCGTGTGGACAGGCGACAAACTCAATTTGCAAACCGCTTCTGGCGGCACGGCAACCTTGAGCATTCGCGGCATTTTCGATTACGGCAATAGCGGGATGAATTCACGCTCGGTGTACATTGCGTTACGCACCGCGCAAAGCCTGCTCGATTTGGCGGGCGGTGTCACCAGCGTCGAAGTCAATCTGGATGCGCCGTTTACTGCCGAAACCATGGCGCAAACCATTCAGGCACAAACCGGCTTGAAAGTTGACAGTTGGATTGCCACCAATGCGCAATTCTTTAGCGCACTGGAAGCGCAAGGTATGTCAAATAATGTGATCCGCTTTTTCGTCGGGTTGACTGCTGCCTTGGGCATTGCCAGCGTGTTGGTGGTATCAGTGGTGCAAAAATCCAAAGCGATTGGCATCTTGCGGGCGACGGGTACATCGCGGCGGCAAATCCTGCGGCTGTTCTTGCTGCAAGGCGCATTGACGGGTTTGATCGGTTCGCTGTTGGGTGCATTCGTCGGTTGGCTATTCTTAATCGCGTGGCGCACTATCGCCATTAACGCGGACGGCACGCAACTTTTCCCGATTACGTTTGACCCGATGCTGTTTGTGTACGCAGCCGTAGGCGCAACACTGGTGGGGATACTCGCTGCCTTGTTCCCTGCCCTGCAAGCGGCGCGGCTTGACCCAGCGGTGGCCATTCGTGGCTGA
- a CDS encoding AAA family ATPase, producing MIQFPYGISDFRRIRSQGMLYLDRTAHIPAIEAAGDQLVFLRPRRFGKSLLLSTLANYYDRHTADEFPALFGDLAIGKNPTAERNQYLILRWDFSKVSAQGDLAAITSNLFRHLNECIKGFAQKYQALIQFPITVYPEDALASFDSLANSVKNSGHTVYLLIDEYDNFANEILTSDPHDRLRYHDLLEGEGVLKTLFKVIKASASEGKISRVFITGVSPVVLSDMTSGYNVATSIYLEEDFNALCGIHEAELQGLVQQIQQGHGLAETSIAEVMETLRRFYNGYRFCNDLTQATVYNPTLCFYALRHYQKKAQLPDQMLDGNLAMDAGRIRYIANLPAGAAVIDQILDETRTTPLRQLETRFGVEQLQRVQHDPTYMLSLLYFFGVLTIADVDGMGRLVLAIPNLVIRGVYVEQLKEQTLPRFEDQQTAQHLAENFYQTADLQPLVEFVENKYFAVFSNRDYRWSNELTVKTAFMTLLFNDLYYIMDSEAVIQRRYSDLLMIIRPNMRRFPLLKDIVLEFKYVSLADAKLTAEQVRGQSRETLAALPVVQTAMQAALTQLRDYRQALETKYQQPERLHCLAVVALGFERVLWEAC from the coding sequence ATGATCCAGTTTCCTTACGGTATCAGTGATTTCCGACGCATTCGCTCCCAAGGCATGTTGTACCTTGACCGCACTGCGCACATCCCCGCGATAGAAGCCGCTGGGGATCAGTTGGTATTCTTGCGCCCGCGCCGGTTCGGGAAATCCCTGCTGTTGTCAACGCTGGCGAATTACTACGACCGCCACACGGCAGATGAATTTCCAGCGCTATTTGGCGATCTTGCCATCGGTAAAAATCCTACCGCCGAACGTAACCAGTACCTGATTCTGCGTTGGGATTTTTCCAAAGTCTCGGCTCAGGGGGATCTTGCCGCGATTACTAGCAACCTGTTCCGCCACCTGAACGAGTGCATCAAGGGTTTTGCCCAAAAATATCAGGCACTGATCCAGTTCCCGATTACGGTTTATCCAGAGGATGCGCTGGCGAGTTTTGATTCTTTAGCCAATAGTGTGAAAAACAGCGGGCATACCGTCTACCTGCTGATTGACGAATACGACAATTTCGCTAATGAAATTCTCACCAGTGACCCGCATGATAGGTTACGTTACCACGACTTGCTGGAAGGCGAGGGCGTGTTGAAAACCTTGTTCAAAGTCATTAAAGCGAGTGCGTCCGAAGGCAAAATTTCGCGGGTATTCATTACGGGCGTTTCCCCTGTGGTGTTGAGCGACATGACCAGTGGCTACAATGTAGCCACCAGCATTTATTTGGAAGAAGACTTCAATGCGCTTTGCGGTATCCATGAAGCAGAATTACAGGGGCTGGTGCAACAAATCCAGCAAGGTCATGGTTTAGCCGAAACATCAATTGCCGAAGTCATGGAAACATTGCGCCGCTTTTACAATGGCTATCGCTTCTGCAATGATTTGACCCAAGCCACGGTGTATAACCCAACCTTGTGCTTTTACGCTTTGCGCCATTACCAGAAAAAAGCGCAACTGCCCGATCAAATGCTCGACGGCAATCTAGCGATGGATGCGGGGCGCATCCGTTACATTGCCAACCTGCCAGCAGGCGCGGCGGTGATTGACCAAATTCTGGATGAAACCCGTACCACCCCTCTGCGGCAACTGGAAACCCGCTTCGGGGTAGAACAATTGCAACGGGTGCAACATGACCCGACCTACATGCTCTCCCTGCTGTATTTTTTTGGCGTGTTAACCATAGCGGATGTGGATGGCATGGGGCGGCTGGTGTTGGCAATTCCCAATTTGGTCATCCGTGGTGTGTATGTTGAGCAACTCAAAGAACAAACCTTGCCGCGCTTTGAAGACCAGCAAACCGCGCAACACTTGGCAGAAAACTTTTACCAGACGGCTGATTTGCAGCCCTTGGTCGAATTCGTCGAGAATAAATATTTTGCCGTATTCAGCAACCGTGATTACCGCTGGAGCAACGAACTCACGGTGAAAACCGCCTTCATGACGCTGCTGTTCAACGATCTGTATTACATTATGGATTCGGAAGCGGTGATTCAGCGGCGTTATTCCGACCTGCTGATGATTATTCGCCCCAATATGCGGCGTTTCCCGCTGCTGAAAGATATTGTATTGGAATTCAAATACGTGTCACTGGCAGATGCCAAACTCACAGCGGAGCAGGTGCGCGGGCAATCACGCGAAACCTTGGCAGCGTTACCTGTGGTGCAAACGGCAATGCAGGCGGCGTTAACCCAGTTGCGGGATTATCGCCAAGCATTGGAAACCAAATACCAGCAACCTGAGCGTCTGCACTGTCTGGCGGTGGTGGCACTGGGGTTTGAGCGGGTGTTGTGGGAAGCGTGCTAA
- a CDS encoding DUF262 domain-containing protein produces the protein MNFYKLIDKYTILIPMIQRDYAQGRKSEERIREDILSCIIKKIDTGLHLDFIYGSVDENLLIFTPLDGQQRLTTLFLLHWYVAARGKHLNEKDKLKKFRYETRISSTDFITALVDSIGSITIKNTSKKKLSEKIKDCTWFFSSWEHDPTVSAMLVMLDAIHEKFGSKIDSLVNLKKITFDFINLDDFKLTDDLYIKMNARGVPLTPFENFKAKFEKILESENLENKLFVDTNETLRNYFSRKIETDWVENFWDYKTEKSICGMLYKTIDEAFMRFFWYITEMLYFKNNLEEKNTFSYDTDGNPVIDYDLINLVYQDSSSVEFLFQSLNNIKILNEKIEETCSYNQDNSGKNRVALFKKEYNFLTRSVENEKLTDYEKLTLFTIVFYVNELSFDYREFTDNLRDLIRVIRNLLHQVREWRDNKAQFKLELDTSKYHLILKAIFNNFVSRRNIYEILSSAQVLNAATEAFKGEYFNYEREKASIIVNNNAMRKIIFKLEDHRLIKGSTHNFYLEDIKLLEGRVRAFFDIWGAEKSNRDREIVESFLGIIDYSVDIWNGHGKFFGGDGGWRSILTFFKKNNKLVKFLDVYNECSSLESIKCKYLLDTTTQKDWRYYFVNYSSMTKAKDYHLLYAWIPSEKNGFSIRHLSQYQFNGYHINPYVRTVINIINDQKICCIDSSRSKTSDRSPLELKKNDFTYKCQVNGYVRGYYLATGAGAIGRVVNGNVRGYYLQLFCEDKGWRVNPALSSINQCSQVKPIEDSNGYFYLKPTETMDMIEVAVAFICELYQLENPLDKNKVVDSYAEVVA, from the coding sequence ATGAATTTTTATAAACTTATCGATAAATATACCATTTTGATACCTATGATCCAACGTGATTATGCCCAGGGAAGAAAATCAGAAGAAAGAATTAGAGAAGACATTTTGTCTTGCATAATTAAAAAAATTGATACTGGTTTGCATCTTGATTTTATATACGGTTCTGTTGATGAGAATCTGCTCATATTTACGCCTTTAGATGGTCAGCAACGTTTAACAACGTTATTTCTATTGCATTGGTATGTAGCAGCAAGAGGTAAGCATTTGAATGAAAAGGATAAGCTGAAAAAATTTCGATACGAAACAAGAATAAGTTCTACAGATTTCATTACAGCACTGGTTGATAGTATTGGAAGTATCACAATAAAAAATACATCCAAGAAAAAACTTAGTGAAAAAATCAAAGATTGCACATGGTTTTTTTCATCTTGGGAACATGACCCAACAGTATCAGCAATGTTAGTAATGCTAGATGCAATTCATGAGAAGTTTGGTAGCAAAATTGATTCCTTAGTAAATCTTAAAAAGATAACATTCGATTTTATAAATCTTGATGATTTTAAGCTGACTGATGATTTGTATATAAAAATGAATGCAAGAGGTGTTCCACTGACACCGTTTGAAAACTTTAAAGCCAAGTTTGAAAAAATTCTTGAGTCAGAAAACTTAGAAAATAAGCTTTTTGTAGATACCAATGAAACCTTGAGGAATTATTTCTCAAGAAAAATTGAAACTGACTGGGTAGAGAACTTCTGGGATTATAAAACAGAAAAAAGCATTTGCGGAATGTTATATAAAACTATTGATGAAGCATTTATGCGTTTCTTTTGGTATATTACTGAAATGCTTTATTTTAAGAATAATCTTGAAGAGAAAAATACGTTTTCTTATGATACAGATGGTAATCCAGTAATTGACTATGATCTTATTAATTTGGTTTACCAAGATTCTTCCTCAGTAGAGTTTTTGTTTCAATCTTTAAATAACATTAAGATTTTAAATGAAAAAATCGAGGAGACATGTTCCTATAATCAAGATAATTCTGGTAAAAATAGAGTGGCTCTTTTCAAAAAAGAGTATAATTTTCTAACTAGATCAGTAGAAAATGAAAAACTAACAGATTATGAGAAATTAACATTATTTACAATAGTTTTCTATGTCAATGAATTATCTTTTGATTATCGGGAATTTACAGATAATTTGCGTGATCTGATTCGAGTTATTAGAAATTTATTACATCAAGTTAGAGAGTGGAGAGATAATAAGGCTCAGTTTAAACTAGAGCTAGATACATCTAAATATCATTTGATTTTAAAAGCCATTTTCAATAATTTTGTTAGCCGCAGAAACATTTACGAAATACTTTCATCGGCTCAAGTTCTAAATGCTGCAACAGAGGCTTTCAAAGGTGAGTATTTCAATTATGAGAGGGAAAAAGCTTCGATTATTGTCAATAATAATGCAATGCGGAAAATTATTTTTAAGTTAGAAGATCATCGTTTAATTAAAGGATCAACTCATAATTTTTATCTAGAAGATATAAAATTGTTAGAAGGTCGTGTGCGGGCGTTTTTTGATATATGGGGTGCTGAAAAATCTAATAGAGACCGAGAGATAGTGGAAAGCTTTCTGGGTATTATTGATTATTCTGTGGATATATGGAATGGACATGGCAAATTCTTTGGTGGTGATGGTGGTTGGCGATCTATACTAACTTTTTTCAAGAAAAATAATAAGTTGGTAAAGTTTTTAGATGTTTATAATGAGTGCTCTAGTTTAGAATCAATTAAGTGCAAATATTTACTTGACACAACTACGCAAAAAGATTGGCGTTACTATTTTGTAAACTATTCCAGTATGACAAAAGCAAAAGACTATCATCTTTTGTATGCATGGATTCCCAGTGAGAAAAATGGTTTTTCAATTAGACATTTAAGCCAATATCAATTTAATGGTTATCATATTAATCCTTATGTAAGAACGGTAATCAATATAATCAATGATCAAAAGATTTGTTGCATAGATAGTTCTCGCAGTAAAACAAGTGACCGCAGCCCACTGGAGCTAAAGAAAAATGATTTTACTTACAAGTGCCAAGTTAATGGTTATGTTCGCGGCTATTATCTGGCGACCGGGGCGGGTGCTATTGGGCGCGTTGTTAATGGTAATGTTCGGGGCTATTATCTACAATTATTTTGTGAAGATAAGGGATGGAGAGTTAACCCTGCTCTATCCTCTATTAACCAATGTAGTCAAGTTAAACCAATAGAGGACAGTAATGGTTATTTTTATCTAAAGCCAACTGAAACCATGGATATGATCGAAGTTGCCGTTGCTTTTATCTGCGAATTATATCAGCTAGAAAATCCATTAGATAAAAATAAAGTGGTCGATAGTTATGCAGAGGTTGTTGCATGA
- a CDS encoding ABC transporter ATP-binding protein, with product MADFNAITLQLKGIRKAYNVGLPAETEVLHGLDLTIARGEFVALIGPSGSGKSTLLNMIGLLDKPTAGELLITGQPTTQLQDRELTLLRAKAIGFVFQFHNLLPEFTALENVMLPLLAARGRPDEAMRLRAAELIEQVGLTDVGKHMSNDLSGGQQQRVAIARALVMQPALVLADEPTGNLDTKAADNVFDLLRRVNEASDTSFLIVTHDPRLAQRCDRIIELVDGRIDSDKANVRAC from the coding sequence GTGGCTGACTTTAACGCCATTACCCTGCAACTCAAAGGCATCCGCAAAGCCTACAACGTCGGCTTGCCTGCTGAAACCGAAGTGCTACACGGGCTGGATTTAACCATTGCACGCGGCGAATTTGTCGCGCTGATTGGTCCCTCTGGGTCGGGCAAAAGCACGCTGTTGAACATGATTGGCTTGCTCGACAAACCGACGGCGGGTGAATTGTTGATTACGGGGCAGCCGACGACGCAATTGCAGGATCGGGAACTGACCTTGTTACGCGCCAAAGCGATTGGTTTTGTGTTCCAGTTCCACAATCTGTTGCCCGAATTTACCGCATTGGAAAACGTGATGTTGCCGTTGCTGGCGGCACGGGGTCGACCCGATGAGGCGATGCGTTTACGTGCTGCCGAATTGATTGAGCAAGTGGGGCTGACCGACGTGGGCAAACACATGAGCAATGATTTATCCGGTGGTCAACAACAGCGCGTCGCCATTGCCCGTGCGCTGGTGATGCAACCAGCACTGGTGCTGGCGGATGAACCGACCGGCAACCTTGATACCAAAGCCGCCGACAATGTGTTTGATTTGCTGCGCCGCGTGAATGAAGCCAGCGATACCAGTTTTTTAATCGTCACCCATGACCCGCGCTTGGCGCAACGTTGCGACCGCATTATTGAACTGGTGGATGGGCGCATTGATTCGGATAAAGCCAATGTTCGCGCATGTTAG